TCTGTTGTCGGTAACGCTTACAAAACGGTGATCTGTGCTGGCCGTACAATCGAGTTCCGGTATCGCGACCGAGTCGGCGAGTGATCTGCAGTAGCTTTCTGTCATTCTACGTGGGTTGTTGTACTGTCTGTCGATCCGCTGTCTCCCTCTACTCGTTTCGTACAGGCGAGGAGCGCCCCCGTGATGAGACCGAACGCAAGCAATGAGAGATTCGGAATCGTGAATCCGAGTACCGGTGCTTGCCACTGGACGGCGGTACACGGGCCGTTGAGTGAACAGGTAGTCGACGTTGCCTGTAATACCGAATGATAGGCTGCGATTACTCCGCCGAAAACCGAAAACGGGATCGCAGTCCGCCAGACCGCCGGTCGGGATTCAA
This genomic window from Haloplanus vescus contains:
- a CDS encoding disulfide bond formation protein B, coding for MGRNRSQLLLGSVTLIAGIATVGSLWFSLGLELVPCDLCWYQRVLMYPLVIVLGVAAIESRPAVWRTAIPFSVFGGVIAAYHSVLQATSTTCSLNGPCTAVQWQAPVLGFTIPNLSLLAFGLITGALLACTKRVEGDSGSTDSTTTHVE